Proteins encoded together in one Lathyrus oleraceus cultivar Zhongwan6 chromosome 5, CAAS_Psat_ZW6_1.0, whole genome shotgun sequence window:
- the LOC127087666 gene encoding uncharacterized protein LOC127087666, whose translation MPLDIDLNLCLSYEEEEITNVELNVNPSYVDLNVYPSYEEEFNVNLNMNHSYEVAEEEYRDDLMNVGLSYEEVFHENEAETHSSTSHIVNHDDISLNEATGNVVNETQPLKRKRSFLDNTQRKIISEILINSSCEGKLNRGIVKKVASSYSVSTDVIYRIWRQINETGDACHKKTKNCGRKRVEIDFEKIRDISLPKRSTFRSLAKALGIRSKSILEKYVSEGVLRKHSSTLKPHMKDDNMKQRLRFCLSMLEETSIPHDPIFKSMYNIVHIDEKWFYMSKNSTNYYLLANEDDPYRTCRNKNYIQKVMFLVAVARPKFDDEDNVTFTGKIGVFPLVDKVPARRSSVNRSAGTLETKPITSITKDVSRMFLINKILPAIKEKWPREHAYETIFIQQDNAPCHVSLDDEEFRVAASEGGFDIRLTCQPPNSPDLNVLDLGFFSAIQSLQQKEVVNSVDELIQVVENAYESFDIKSSNKIFLTLQSCMVEIMKKKGSNDYKIPHMKKDVLHTQGRLPTQLKCDRELVQKTYEYLYNVG comes from the exons ATGCCTCTTGATATTGATTTAAATTTATGCTTATCatatgaagaagaagaaataaCTAATGTTGAGTTGAACGTAAATCCCTCATATGTTGACTTGAATGTGTATCCTTCATATGAGGAAGAATTTAATGTTAATTTAAATATGAATCATTCATATGAAGTAGCAGAAGAAGAATATAGAGATGATTTGATGAATGTTGGTCTCTCATATGAAGAAGTTTTTCATGAAAATGAGGCTGAAACTCATTCTTCTACCAGTCACATAGTCAACCATGATGATATCTCTCTAAATGAGGCAACAG GAAATGTTGTTAATGAAACACAACCATTGAAAAGGAAACGTTCTTTTTTGGACAACACGCAGAGGAAAATTATTTCTGAAATATTGATAAACTCAAGCTGTGAAGGAAAACTTAATCGTGGAATTGTTAAAAAAGTTGCTTCCTCTTATTCAGTCTCTACAGATGTTATTTATCGGATTTGGAGACAGATTAATGAAACGGGTGATGCATGCCACAAGAAAACAAAAAATTGTGGTCGTAAAAGAGTTGAGATAGACTTTGAAAAAATTCGTGATATTTCGTTACCTAAGCGTAGCACTTTTCGATCTTTAGCAAAAGCTTTAGGTATTAGAAGCAAGTCAATATTGGAAAAATATGTGAGTGAAGGGGTATTGCGTAAACATTCAAGCACGTTGAAGCCACATATGAAGGATGATAATATGAAACAACGTCTTAGATTCTGCTTGAGTATGCTTGAGGAAACTAGCATTCCTCATGATCCAATTTTTAAATCCATGTATAACATTGTGCACATAGATGAAAAGTGGTTTTATATGTCAAAAAATTCAACAAATTATTACCTTCTTGCAAATGAGGATGATCCATATAGGACTTGCAGAAACAAAAATTATATTCAGAAGGTCATGTTTTTAGTAGCGGTAGCTAGACCcaaatttgatgatgaagatAATGTGACGTTCACTGGAAAAATTGGTGTATTTCCCCTAGTCGATAAAGTGCCGGCAAGAAGGTCAAGTGTCAATCGATCAGCAGGAACACTTGAAACAAAACCAATTACTTCTATCACTAAAGATGTCAGTCGAATGTTTTTAATAAACAAGATCTTACCAGCCATCAAAGAAAAATGGCCACGAGAGCATGCATATGAGACAATTTTTATTCAGCAAGATAATGCACCGTGTCATGTTTCTTTAGATGATGAAGAATTTCGTGTAGCAGCTTCTGAAGGAGGTTTTGACATTCGTTTGACTTGTCAACCGCCTAATTCTCCCGATTTAAATGTTTTGGATTTAGGTTTCTTTAGTGCCATACAATCATTGCAACAGAAAGAAGTGGTTAATTCCGTTGATGAGCTTATTCAAGTCGTAGAAAATGCTTATGAGTCTTTTGATATCAAAAGTTCAAACAAGATTTTTCTTACACTTCAATCGTGTATGGTTGAAATTATGAAGAAGAAAGGATCCAATGATTATAAAATTCCTCATATGAAAAAAGATGTATTGCATACTCAAGGAAGGCTACCCACTCAACTCAAATGTGATAGAGAATTAGTTCAAAAAACTTATGAATATTTATATAATGTTGGCTAA